The Plantactinospora sp. KBS50 sequence GCCGACGGGACCGCAACCTGGCTCAGGATGGTCCGCACGGCGTGCTCCACCGGCAGGTACCGGATGTCCATCAGGGTCACCGAGCGGTACGCGCAGAACGGCGTGGCCTGCGGGTTCAGCTGGATGAGCCCCGGCAGTTCGTCCCAGTCGGCGGGCAGCGGTTCGCCGGCCGGCAGCCGGTACGGCTGGGTGATCGTCTCGCCCCGGTGCCGCAGCAGCCCGAGCCGCGTCAGCTGCCAGACCGAGGCGAGCAGGGCGCAGGCCCAGACCCGGCCCTTCGCCTCGTCCGACCACAGCTCCACGTCGACGAAGATGGAGTGCGGGGGATCGCCGGACTCCACCGGGGGCGACCACCTCGGCGGCAGGGTCATCGCCGGCCCGACGGCCTGCCCCGGCGAGCGCTGGCCGTTGGACAGCCAGCCCGACTCGCTCAGCGGCGGCCGGCTCCCGGTGGTGTGCCGGGGCGGCTCGACCACCAGGGCGTCCACCACCAGCCGGGCCAACTCCACGTCCTCGTGCCGGGCGAAGCTGGACTCCCGGGCCACGTAGTCCAGCACCAGGCCGTACTCGGCCGCGGTCGAGCGCACCTGCGGGATCACCTCGCCCGGGGTGCCGAACCGGTGGAAGTAGTCGTCCACCAGGAAGCACGTGCTGATCCGGGGCTGCCGGCCGGGATTGAGGCCGACCGCCGCGAGGGCGGGTATCGCCTGGGTCCAGGCGGCGATCCGCTCGAACTTGCGGCGCAGTTCCCGGCACCCGTCGCCGAAGTCCTCGGCGTAGATGTGTCCCAACTCCACGGACAGATGCGAGTAGGCCACGCTCTCGGTGCGGGGCACCGCGGCTGCCTCCCGGAACGTGACATCCATGCTCATCACACGGTCTCCCACGCGGTCTCGTCGAAGAGCTTTTCGGTCAGCTCCACGAAGGCGTCCACGGTCCGCGCATTGGCGATCTTGGTCTGCACGTCGTGGTCCGAGATGAGCTGCTCACGCCATTGCAGCAGCGGATCGAGCGGCACCATGCCGAGCAGGGTGGTCCGGCCGGTACCCCGGCGCCGGGCCAGCTCGGTCAACTCGGTGTCGCACATGGTCAGGAACGCCCGCTGGGCGAGATCGAGGTGGCCGACCTCCGGGCCACGCGGGTTGATCACGGCGGTCCGGATGAACCGCAGCGACTCGCGGAGCCGTTCCGGCTCGTGGCCGTACTCCTTGCCCATCGCCAGGATGCCCCTGCCTCGAAGGCGAGATCCGCGGCGGCCGTCACGTGCTGGGGGTCCACCGGTGAAAGACCAGCCAGCGGACGGTCACCTTGCGCAGGACGGCGTTGGCGGTGGCGGCCAGCGCGATCTGGCTGGCATAGGAGCGGCCGGCGCTCAGGTCCACCAGGGTCAGGTCGAACTCCTCATCCAGCCGCAGGAAGAGCTCGGTGCAGCGCTTCGCGATGTCGTTGGTGAAGCCGAACTCGCTGCCGTTGCGCTGCCCGGGCAGCAGCACCAACGAGCCCGACCCGGTGGGCCGCTGGCGCAGACTGGACCGCTCGGAGGTGGCCCACACGTCCAGTTGCTCCGGGGCCGGGATCTCGCCGCGCAGGTAGCGGTGCAGACCCCCGCCGTTCGGCCCGGCGCCCTCCACCCCGTTGGTGGCCTCCGGGATCTGGAAGGTGATGCCGGCGGTCGGCGAACCGAAGTCGTAGTCGAGATAGCAGGTGGGGCGGCCGGAGAGCGCGCTGCGGTAGGCGAGGTTCGCCGCCGTCACCGACCGCCCGGTGCCGCCCTTGTGCGAGGTGACGAAGACCAGCATTCAGATCCCCTCGCTGGCCTTCTGCTGCCCGGTCGTGATGTCGTTGAGTTGCAGCAGCATCGTGTTCGCCACGGCCGCCGCGGTGCCGGGTCGCTCCTTGACCAGTTGCTGGGCCCGGCTCAGGCTGGCCCGGATGCTGCGCATGCTGCGCCGCATCGCCTCACCGGCGAAGGTGCCGCGCATCAGCTCCTGATCGAACAGGTACTCGGCCTCGTCGATGAGTTCCTGCGCGTGCGAGGCCAACCGGCCGGACCGGGGTAGGGCCGGTCCCAGAGCAGTTGGCCGGCGCTGACCAGCGACTGCACCACCCGCATGGTCAGGTACCAGCTGGGCTCCTGCGGCACCGCCGCCAGCCCCGGAAACGCGCCCCCGACGTTGTCCCACAGCCCCCGGTGCCGACCGTCCGGGATGCGGCGCAGCAGCAGGTGCTCCCACACCTCGTCGGCCATGTCCAGCAGTTCACTGCGCCGCCGGACCTCGCTCAGCAGGCCGGCGACGGTGACCGCCCGCTGCAGCAGCACCGTGGAGAACTCGTTGACGTTCCATGTCATGATCGGCTTCGAGGTGTCGTCGTTCAGCGTCACCCGCTTGCCCGGCCAGTGCACGCTCAGCGCCGCCTCGCCCGGCGAGGCGCGGCGGGTGATCCGGGACCGCTGCGCCAGCTCCACCAGCACGGCGGCGATCCGACCGAGTTCCTCGTCGGCACCCCGCCCGCCGGCGATCAGGCCCTTCACCGCCAGCGAGGTGACCTGCAGGCTGTAGTAGTCGGTCCGGTCGCCGTCGGTGGTCCGCCACGGCACGTCCTCGATCGGCCACCGCCGCCGGTTGCCGAAGGTCGCCACCGTCGCCCAGTAGGTCCGGGTCAGCTCCCAGCGCAGTTGCAGCGCGCTGGCAAGCCGCTGCTGCTCCTCGTTGAGCAGCCCGAGCAGCCGGGTGCGCTCCGAGTTCAGGTCCTCGATCGCGTCCATGGCGATCACCGTGAAGTAGAGGTAGGGCGCGTTCTCCGCCGCACCGGCGCGCTGCGGACCGATCGGCTCGGTGGTCTCGATGTCCTCGGCCGTCGAGATGACCCCCAGGACCAGCCGCACTCGAAGAGCATGTCGCTGTTGTCGAGATCCTCGTTCACCCGGCCGGATCCGATCAGCACGCTGCGCAGGCTCGCCATCGTGCCGCGCAACTGCTCGCGCAGCGCCGCCACGACCTCCCGGCGGGGCACCTCGTCCTGGTTGACCATGTCGCACAGCCGGACGCCGTACTCGTCACCGGAGGCGAATATGGAGGTGCTGAAGCTGCGCAGCAGGCCCGCCATGGCCGCGCTGAGCCGGTTGCTGGCCAACCGCTCGAGCCGGACCAGTTGGTCCTTGACGTCCCGCCGCTGGGTGGCGGCCCGGTAGACCCGGACGAAGCCGATCGTCGCCAGGGTGAGCGTGATGGAGACCGCGAACGAGTCGACGATGTCCAGGTCGCGCTGCCGGTCGGTCAGCTCCGGGCCGTTGTCCAGCGGGGAGAGATATCCCGCGCCCGCGAAGACCGGGGTGCCGTTCCCGTCGCTGTACTGTTCGTAGTAGTCGATCATGATGCCGAGCAGCCGGCGGGGGATCTCGATCGCGCCGCCGACCGGGGAGAACGCCTCCACCACCTCCTCGTCGGTGCGGTCCGGGTCGTCCAGCGACAACACGGGGACCTTGGCCGCCGGGAGCAGCATGGTCAGCAGCTGTTCCGCGTCGCTGATCGAATTGGCGCCGCGCCGCCCGCCCCACTGCCACTCGCCGCCCTGCCAGCAACTGCGCACCGTGGCCCGCCAGATCTCGAGAATCTCCTGGCGCGGCTGTATCCGCATGGTCCACCGCCGTCTGTTGTAGTCGTCGACCGAACGTGGTGTCGCGTCGTGCGCGATGATTCACGATGGGCTGCGCACTCCATCGTATCCATTTCACCCAAACGCCGTTCGCACCGTCTTGCCGACCAGTGTGTCGGCGACCGGCGCCGTTCGTCCAGATCTGACCGCGATTCTGGCCCGTCCCGCCGCTGTGGTCAGCCGCTGGTACGCCCGGTGACCAGCAACATTGTCAGATGTTCGTCTCGCAGCGGCGGATCCGGTCGGACCTCCCGGAAGTCCAGTTCGTACGCGCGCGCCGCGATGGTCGCGGCCACCTCGGCGCGACCCAACTCCACCGCGGGAAACCACCGCTGGCCGACGCGGTAGCCGCGGGAGCCGAGCATGAACGCCGCCGCGAACGGCGAGTCGGGACACAACGCGTCGAGAAACCGGCCGATCGCACGTTCGTATTCGACCCGATCGGCGGATATCGAACATGCCACGAAGAACATGGTGCCCGCGTTCCATGCATGCCGCGGCAGGTCGAAGACGCTGATCCGCAGAACCCTGCCGATCGCGGCGAGCCGGGCGCGCGGATCGGCCAGCGCCGCGTAGGACGGGCGCTCGGCGCAGACCTGCCAGTACGGATCCCAGATGCCGTCGTAGCACTCGACCTGGCGAGCGAGCCAGTCGAGGTTGGACGGCGCCAGGTCGCACAGGTCGAGGCGGCGGGCGAACGGCAGCAGTGGCAGGACCGGATAGAGGTTCGCGCCCGAGCCGACATCGACACAGCGGGCATCCCGCAGATCCGAGTCGGCGAAGAAATCCCTGACCCGACGGAGGATCTCGCGGTCGTCGTCACGCAGCGCGCTGTAATTTTTCTGAACGTAGGATTGCGGATCGAAGGTATCCCAGGCGACCTCGGAGTTCACCGGCCCGCCGCCCGCAACCGGCACAGCGGGCGTCGTCGACGCACCACAACCGGCGCCATGCGCCGGCACCAATGCCATAGACGTGCCTCCATCGACTGTCGGCGGGTCACGGTGGCCGCTGGTCCGGGCCGCTCAGCACGTTGACCAATTTCTATCCGAATCGATAGCCGGTGGCAAGTGTCCGCATCCCGACTCGGAACTCTCCTGATCACGGGGCTCCGGCCCCCGAGTTCACAGGTTTGTGAGTTCACGTTGTCGCCGGAGCCTGCGGGAGCACACGCACGCGAAATACAGGGCGAGGATCACTACGAACAGGCTGAAAATTTGAACAGCGTCAGCGATCACTATCCCTCCCGCGCCATCCGCCCTTATTCGACTTTGATCGATAGCGCGTGAATAGTCAACGGCCGTATTCCTGGTTTCGGGTGGACGCTCGGTTCACGGACGGACGCCACCGGCGGCGAGCAACCGGGCGATCGGCAGCGTTGCGGCACCGAGTGCCACCGCGTCGACGCCGAGCCGGCACAGTTCGATCGACGCCTGCCCGTACGGCTGGCGCAGGGCCTGACGGCCGGCGGCCGCGCGTACGGCCGGAAGCAGGTCGGCCAGCGCCACCGCGGCCCACCCGCCCAGCACCACCCGCTCGGGATTGAACAGGTTGATCAGGTTCGCCACCCCGGCACCGAGGAACTGGGCGGTCTCGTCCAGCACCCGGCGCGCCACCGCCGACCGGCCGGCGTCCTCGACCAGGGCGGCGAGCTGCGACTCCTCGTCGGCTCCCGGCACCGGCTGGCCACGCCGGGCCGCCCGGTAGCGGTCGATGATCGCCTCGGCGCCCACGTACGCCTCCAGGCAGCCGCGCGCGCCACAGCGGCACGCCCGGCCGCCGTAGACCAGGGTGGTGTGTCCCCACTCGCCGGCGCTGCTGGACGCGCCCCGGTAGGTCGTCCCGTTGGTCACCACCGCGGCCCCGACCCCGGAGCCGACGAGCGCGAACACCGCGTTCCTGGCCCCCCGCCCGGCGCCGAACCACATCTCCGCCTGGCCCAGCGTCTTGGCCCCGTTGTCGATGTGCACCGGCAGTTGGGTGCCGGCCCGGATCATCCGCTCCAGCGGCACCCGGTCCCAGCCGAGCGCCTGGGCGTGCACCACCGCCTCGGCGCCCTGCTCCACCACCCCCGAGACGCCGATGCCGACCCCGAGCACGTGTCCCGGCGCCAGGCCGGCCCCGCCGATGAGCGTGTCGATGCCGGCCAGCACGTGCGTGACCACCTGCGCCGGCTCGGTGCGCGCCGGGTCGAGCGGGTACTCGGCGCCGGCCAACTGGGTCATCGTGAAGTCGAACAGCTCCACCCGGACCCGGGTCTCCCCCACGTCCACCCCGAGCACGGCGGCGAACCCCGGCGCGACCCGCAGCCGCATGCTGGGCCGCCCGCCGTCGGGCTCGGCGACGCCGGCCTCGACCACCAGGCCCTCGTCGATCAGGTCGGCCACCACGTTGCTGACCGCCGGCTGGCTGAGCCCGGTGCTGCGGGCCAGGTCGGGGCGGGTCAGCGGACCGTCCAGGTACAGCCGGGACAGCAGCAGCGCCCGGTTTCGCAGCCGGACGCCCCGGTTCGTCGCTCGTGCCAGCTCCACCACGCCACCTCGTTCCCCCGGATCCGCCCGGGGCGACTGTAACGGCTCCCGTGCTTGACGGGCACACCGGAAACACACTTTAATGACGACATTAATTAAGGCGTGATGGAACTGCGTCACACTCCGCCGGCCGTGCCGGCACCCGCCCGTCGACCCACCCCCGGCCCGACCACCACCCCGGAGCGGTCGACGGCTCCCCACTCGTACCGGAAGGGCAGAACGTGTCGAGACGACACCTCGCGATATTCGCGGCGGCCGTCCTGGCTGCCGCCTCGCTCAGTGCCTGCGGCGGCGGCGACAGCTCGTCGGATGGATCCGCCAAGACCCTCACCTACTGGGCCAGCAACCAGGGCGCCAGCCTGGAGTTCGACAAGCAGGTGCTCCAGCCGGAGCTGGACAAGTTCCAGCAGCAGACCGGCATCAAGGTCAACCTTGAGGTGGTGCCCTGGTCCGACCTGCTCAACCGGTTGCTGGCCGCGGCGACCTCCGGACAGGGGCCGGACGTGGTCAACATCGGCAACACCTGGTCGGCGTCGCTGCAGGCAACGGGCGCGCTCGTCGAGTTCGACGACGCCACCCTGGACAAGATCGGCGGCAAGGACCGGTTCATCCCCGCCGCGCTGGCCGCCGCGGGCGCCGCCGGCAAGCCGCCGGCCGCCGTCCCGCTCTACAGCCTCGCGTACGCCCTGTACTACAACAAGAAGGCGTTCGCCGACGCCGGCATCACCGCCCCGCCGACCACCTGGGAGCAGCTGGCCGAGGACGGCAAGAAGCTGACCGGCGGCGGAAAGTGGGGGCTCGCGTTGGAGGCCGCCAACCCGTCCGAGAACGCGCACCACGCCTTCGCCTTCGGCCAGCAGTACGGCGGCGACTGGTTCGACTCGGCCGGCAAGCCCACCTTCGACACCCCGCAGAACGTCGCGGCGGTGAAGCGGTACGTCGACCTGATGGCCGCCGACAAGATCGTCAACCCGGGCAACGCCGAGTACGCGCAGAACCAGTCCGTCTCGGACTTCGCCAACGGCAAGGCCGCGATGCTGCTCTGGCAGGCCGCCGGCGCCAACCTCAAGACGCAGCACATGGAGCCCGACGCGTACGGCATCGCGCCGGTGCCGTTCCTGGCCAGCCCGCCGGCCGGTGGTAAGAAGGTCAACAGCATGGTCGCCGGGATCAACATGGCGGTGTTCAAGCACACCTCCAACAAGGACGGCGCACTCCAGTTCGTGAAGTTCATGACCAGCGACGCCGAGCAGGTCACGCTGAACAAGACCTACGGGTCGCTGCCGCCGGTCACGACGGTCTCCAGCGACGCCGCGTTCGCCGCGCCCGAGCAGAAGGTCCTGCAGGAGACCCTGGCCAGCTCGGCCGCGCCGCTGCCGCAGGTGCCCGACGAGAGCACCTTCGAGACCCTGGTCGGCACCGCCATGAAGGAACTCTTCGCCGACGCGGCCAGCGGCAAGCCGGTCACCGAGGCGAGCGTCCGGGACAAGCTCAACCAGGCCCAGCAGCAGATGCACTGAGCTGATCCGCCCCGCGGCCGTGGGAGGGCCGCACGCCCTCCCACGGCCCGAGCGAGAGGACCCCATGGCCATCACCACCACATCCGCCCGGGACGCCGCACCCCCGCGCCGGCCCGCACCTCCCGCGGCGTCCCGGGCGGGCCGCCGCCGGCGAACCGGACGCTGGCTGCCGTACCTGCTGCTCCTGCCGGCCATCGTGTTGGAACTGGCGATCCACGTGGTGCCGATGCTGGTCGGCGCCTGGATGAGCCTGCTGGAGCTGACCCAGTTCCACATCCGGGACTGGTCCACGGCGCCCTTCGTCGGGCTGCGGAACTACCGGGTGGTGCTCGACGTCAACTCGGTGGCCGGCGCCC is a genomic window containing:
- a CDS encoding SCO2522 family protein — translated: MSMDVTFREAAAVPRTESVAYSHLSVELGHIYAEDFGDGCRELRRKFERIAAWTQAIPALAAVGLNPGRQPRISTCFLVDDYFHRFGTPGEVIPQVRSTAAEYGLVLDYVARESSFARHEDVELARLVVDALVVEPPRHTTGSRPPLSESGWLSNGQRSPGQAVGPAMTLPPRWSPPVESGDPPHSIFVDVELWSDEAKGRVWACALLASVWQLTRLGLLRHRGETITQPYRLPAGEPLPADWDELPGLIQLNPQATPFCAYRSVTLMDIRYLPVEHAVRTILSQVAVPSAVARQAADRARGEGLTLPEELVDRLSYVFIGG
- a CDS encoding SCO2523 family variant P-loop protein; amino-acid sequence: MLVFVTSHKGGTGRSVTAANLAYRSALSGRPTCYLDYDFGSPTAGITFQIPEATNGVEGAGPNGGGLHRYLRGEIPAPEQLDVWATSERSSLRQRPTGSGSLVLLPGQRNGSEFGFTNDIAKRCTELFLRLDEEFDLTLVDLSAGRSYASQIALAATANAVLRKVTVRWLVFHRWTPST
- a CDS encoding SCO2525 family SAM-dependent methyltransferase, whose protein sequence is MALVPAHGAGCGASTTPAVPVAGGGPVNSEVAWDTFDPQSYVQKNYSALRDDDREILRRVRDFFADSDLRDARCVDVGSGANLYPVLPLLPFARRLDLCDLAPSNLDWLARQVECYDGIWDPYWQVCAERPSYAALADPRARLAAIGRVLRISVFDLPRHAWNAGTMFFVACSISADRVEYERAIGRFLDALCPDSPFAAAFMLGSRGYRVGQRWFPAVELGRAEVAATIAARAYELDFREVRPDPPLRDEHLTMLLVTGRTSG
- a CDS encoding ROK family transcriptional regulator, which produces MELARATNRGVRLRNRALLLSRLYLDGPLTRPDLARSTGLSQPAVSNVVADLIDEGLVVEAGVAEPDGGRPSMRLRVAPGFAAVLGVDVGETRVRVELFDFTMTQLAGAEYPLDPARTEPAQVVTHVLAGIDTLIGGAGLAPGHVLGVGIGVSGVVEQGAEAVVHAQALGWDRVPLERMIRAGTQLPVHIDNGAKTLGQAEMWFGAGRGARNAVFALVGSGVGAAVVTNGTTYRGASSSAGEWGHTTLVYGGRACRCGARGCLEAYVGAEAIIDRYRAARRGQPVPGADEESQLAALVEDAGRSAVARRVLDETAQFLGAGVANLINLFNPERVVLGGWAAVALADLLPAVRAAAGRQALRQPYGQASIELCRLGVDAVALGAATLPIARLLAAGGVRP
- a CDS encoding sugar ABC transporter substrate-binding protein, whose product is MSRRHLAIFAAAVLAAASLSACGGGDSSSDGSAKTLTYWASNQGASLEFDKQVLQPELDKFQQQTGIKVNLEVVPWSDLLNRLLAAATSGQGPDVVNIGNTWSASLQATGALVEFDDATLDKIGGKDRFIPAALAAAGAAGKPPAAVPLYSLAYALYYNKKAFADAGITAPPTTWEQLAEDGKKLTGGGKWGLALEAANPSENAHHAFAFGQQYGGDWFDSAGKPTFDTPQNVAAVKRYVDLMAADKIVNPGNAEYAQNQSVSDFANGKAAMLLWQAAGANLKTQHMEPDAYGIAPVPFLASPPAGGKKVNSMVAGINMAVFKHTSNKDGALQFVKFMTSDAEQVTLNKTYGSLPPVTTVSSDAAFAAPEQKVLQETLASSAAPLPQVPDESTFETLVGTAMKELFADAASGKPVTEASVRDKLNQAQQQMH